One Panicum virgatum strain AP13 chromosome 3N, P.virgatum_v5, whole genome shotgun sequence DNA segment encodes these proteins:
- the LOC120666824 gene encoding uncharacterized protein LOC120666824 isoform X2, with protein sequence MMDWYPLLDGFCLTSTSKLKNVNIPKTKKTYCKNKVCRKHTLQKATQYKKGQDHQEDCAEAAVPELQRTTHSTRSRKIWRPEENVTGIVHERCIDETSLFIKFDPVEYLKGHPLMEEVPVLGEAPGTCNWKFTEDGKYTTKSLLDLIGTFHDLGCCIPTLSIDSVAINSAGRFELVEAKSQFTALTPRGASIDYLNAALLLEKLVAVSMGDHMINHIPIDISILLMLMRTNGYLYRFLIGNHTSLLPLHNRSTVFMEFFDYIRFHIPNFRIDLKGKVKGYMPYRKTWIIMASNNRYMIEWLKYPDRLSRKQFKGKWYELLQFVRNVICHKMELLMKGEVYQAAEVENMLHAIFPRLLPHIQHFLWQKGCLRDFDMETYFMQRKVTEWKLNKRGH encoded by the exons ATGATGGATTGGTATCCATTGCTGGATGGCTTCTGCCTGACAAG CACTTCTAAGCTGAAGAAT GTGAACATTCCTAAGACCAAGAAGACTTACTGTAAGAACAAGGTGTGCAGGAAGCACACTCTGCAAAAGGCAACTCAGTATAAGAAGG GCCAAGACCACCAAGAAGATTGTGCTGAAGCTGCAGTGCCAGAGCTGCAAAGGACTACTCACAGTACCCGATCAAG AAAGATTTGGAGACCAGAAGAGAATGTTACTGGGATCGTGCATGAACGCTGTATAGACGAAACATCGCTATTCATCAAATTTGATCCAGTGGAGTATCTGAAAGGTCATCCGCTGATGGAAGAAGTTCCAGTTCTGGGTGAAGCACCTGGAACATGTAATTGGAAATTCACTGAAGACGGCAAGTATACCACCAAATCACTGCTTGATCTGATCGGAACATTCCATGATCTAGGATGTTGCATTCCAACACTTTCAATCGATTCTGTTGCCATAAATAGTGCAGGCAGGTTTGAATTGGTTGAAGCCAAGAGCCAATTCACTGCTCTAACTCCAAGGGGAGCAAGCATTGATTATCTGAATGCAGCATTGCTTTTGGAGAAATTGGTTGCTGTTTCAATGGGAGATCACATGATCAATCACATCCCTATAGATATAAGCATCTTGCTTATGTTAATGAGGACAAATGGTTATCTGTATCGTTTCCTGATTGGTAACCATACCAGTTTGCTACCGCTTCACAATAGATCAACTGTGTTTATGGAATTTTTTGACTACATCAGGTTCCATATACCAAATTTCAGAATAGACCTGAAGGGCAAGGTTAAGGGATACATGCCATACCGCAAAACGTGGATTATTATGGCTTCCAACAACAGATATATGATTGAGTGGCTTAAGTATCCAGATCGACTTTCAAGAAAACAATTCAAGGGCAAGTGGTATGAACTTCTCCAGTTTGTACGGAATGTGATATGTCACAAGATGGAATTACTGATGAAGGGGGAAGTGTACCAAGCAGCAGAAGTTGAAAATATGTTGCACGCCATCTTCCCAAggttgctaccccatattcagCATTTTCTTTGGCAGAAAGGCTGTTTGAGAGATTTCGATATGGAGACATACTTCATGCAGAGGAAAGTCACAGAATGGA AATT
- the LOC120666824 gene encoding uncharacterized protein LOC120666824 isoform X3 has protein sequence MMDWYPLLDGFCLTSTSKLKNVNIPKTKKTYCKNKVCRKHTLQKATQYKKGQDHQEDCAEAAVPELQRTTHSTRSSLGVVGRSSEERK, from the exons ATGATGGATTGGTATCCATTGCTGGATGGCTTCTGCCTGACAAG CACTTCTAAGCTGAAGAAT GTGAACATTCCTAAGACCAAGAAGACTTACTGTAAGAACAAGGTGTGCAGGAAGCACACTCTGCAAAAGGCAACTCAGTATAAGAAGG GCCAAGACCACCAAGAAGATTGTGCTGAAGCTGCAGTGCCAGAGCTGCAAAGGACTACTCACAGTACCCGATCAAG CCTAGGAGTAGTTGGCCGAAGCTCAGAGGAAAGAAAGTAG
- the LOC120666824 gene encoding uncharacterized protein LOC120666824 isoform X1, with amino-acid sequence MSRRMTPEIGLEAMGPVQGQGRVGPFPSCAPLPEGEGIATSVHHHRSAHRLQAFRITSWQHLQSRRMSAWRGEHAPPPQAPYWKSGHIVLQKPSFLPIHVPDRKIWRPEENVTGIVHERCIDETSLFIKFDPVEYLKGHPLMEEVPVLGEAPGTCNWKFTEDGKYTTKSLLDLIGTFHDLGCCIPTLSIDSVAINSAGRFELVEAKSQFTALTPRGASIDYLNAALLLEKLVAVSMGDHMINHIPIDISILLMLMRTNGYLYRFLIGNHTSLLPLHNRSTVFMEFFDYIRFHIPNFRIDLKGKVKGYMPYRKTWIIMASNNRYMIEWLKYPDRLSRKQFKGKWYELLQFVRNVICHKMELLMKGEVYQAAEVENMLHAIFPRLLPHIQHFLWQKGCLRDFDMETYFMQRKVTEWKLNKRGH; translated from the exons ATGAGTCGACGCATGACCCCTGAAATTGGCCTCGAGGCCATGGGTCCGGTCCAAGGCCAGGGCCGGGTCGGCCCATTCCCATCTTGTGCGCCCCTGCCTGAGGGCGAGGGCATCGCCACCTcagtccaccaccaccgctcCGCGCACCGTCTTCAGGCATTTAGGATCACGTCATGGCAGCATCTGCAGAGCAGGCGGATGTCAGCTTGGAGAGGGGAACACGCCCCGCCGCCCCAAGCTCCCTACTGGAAGAGCGGGCACATTGTACTCCAGAAGCCATCATTCCTACCGATTCATGTGCCTGATCG AAAGATTTGGAGACCAGAAGAGAATGTTACTGGGATCGTGCATGAACGCTGTATAGACGAAACATCGCTATTCATCAAATTTGATCCAGTGGAGTATCTGAAAGGTCATCCGCTGATGGAAGAAGTTCCAGTTCTGGGTGAAGCACCTGGAACATGTAATTGGAAATTCACTGAAGACGGCAAGTATACCACCAAATCACTGCTTGATCTGATCGGAACATTCCATGATCTAGGATGTTGCATTCCAACACTTTCAATCGATTCTGTTGCCATAAATAGTGCAGGCAGGTTTGAATTGGTTGAAGCCAAGAGCCAATTCACTGCTCTAACTCCAAGGGGAGCAAGCATTGATTATCTGAATGCAGCATTGCTTTTGGAGAAATTGGTTGCTGTTTCAATGGGAGATCACATGATCAATCACATCCCTATAGATATAAGCATCTTGCTTATGTTAATGAGGACAAATGGTTATCTGTATCGTTTCCTGATTGGTAACCATACCAGTTTGCTACCGCTTCACAATAGATCAACTGTGTTTATGGAATTTTTTGACTACATCAGGTTCCATATACCAAATTTCAGAATAGACCTGAAGGGCAAGGTTAAGGGATACATGCCATACCGCAAAACGTGGATTATTATGGCTTCCAACAACAGATATATGATTGAGTGGCTTAAGTATCCAGATCGACTTTCAAGAAAACAATTCAAGGGCAAGTGGTATGAACTTCTCCAGTTTGTACGGAATGTGATATGTCACAAGATGGAATTACTGATGAAGGGGGAAGTGTACCAAGCAGCAGAAGTTGAAAATATGTTGCACGCCATCTTCCCAAggttgctaccccatattcagCATTTTCTTTGGCAGAAAGGCTGTTTGAGAGATTTCGATATGGAGACATACTTCATGCAGAGGAAAGTCACAGAATGGA AATT